One stretch of Streptomyces sp. MMBL 11-1 DNA includes these proteins:
- the nusB gene encoding transcription antitermination factor NusB, with protein sequence MAARNKARKRAFQILFEADQRGESVQTVLADWVRHSRTDDRQPPVGEFTMELVEGYARYADRIDDLIVTYAVDWEIDRMPVVDRSILRLGAYELIWMDETPDAVVIDEAVQLAKEFSTDDSPSFVNGLLARFKELKPNLRREQ encoded by the coding sequence GTGGCTGCCCGGAACAAGGCCCGCAAGCGCGCCTTCCAGATCCTCTTCGAGGCCGACCAGCGCGGTGAGTCCGTGCAGACCGTGCTCGCGGACTGGGTTCGGCACTCGCGGACCGACGACCGTCAGCCGCCGGTCGGCGAATTCACGATGGAGCTCGTCGAGGGGTACGCGCGGTACGCGGACCGTATCGACGACCTCATCGTCACCTACGCCGTGGACTGGGAGATCGACCGCATGCCGGTCGTCGACCGGAGCATCCTGCGGCTCGGTGCGTACGAGCTGATCTGGATGGACGAGACCCCGGACGCCGTGGTGATCGACGAGGCCGTCCAGCTCGCCAAGGAGTTCTCCACCGATGACTCCCCGTCCTTCGTGAACGGCCTGCTGGCCCGTTTCAAGGAGCTGAAGCCGAACCTCCGCCGGGAGCAGTAG
- a CDS encoding M24 family metallopeptidase translates to MSEVHAVRRGLLRDRCAAAGSAAALVSRPANVRYLAGGAPPGAVLLLGPGEDVLLCPRVPSGEPAHGRPDEALRIDLLPVPDEDPVVAAAGLAASAGADSLAVEEHDLSVARHRAMGKAAPRLILADLGFTVEQQRIVKDEEEIGCLRIAAEITDQALGELLESILVGRTERHLALELERRLVDHGADGPAFATSVATGPNSGQGRHRPSDRRVEEGDFLSVRLGASYRGYRCEIGRTFVIGTAPAAWQIELYDLVFAAQRASRETLAPGAAYRDVDRAARHPLESAGHREGLQPRTGHGVGLEIEEDPQLAPTAMGKLDACVPVTVGPGVHLPGRGGVRIDDTLVVRPEADGGPELLTMTTKELLAL, encoded by the coding sequence ATGTCAGAGGTGCACGCCGTCCGACGCGGGCTGCTCCGCGACCGGTGCGCCGCCGCGGGCTCCGCGGCCGCGCTGGTCTCCCGGCCCGCCAACGTCCGCTATCTCGCGGGCGGAGCGCCGCCGGGCGCCGTGCTGCTGCTCGGCCCCGGCGAGGACGTTCTGCTCTGCCCCCGCGTCCCGAGCGGCGAACCCGCCCACGGGCGGCCCGACGAGGCGCTCCGGATCGATCTCCTGCCCGTCCCGGACGAGGACCCGGTGGTCGCCGCCGCGGGCCTCGCCGCCTCGGCCGGCGCGGACTCGCTCGCCGTCGAGGAGCACGATCTGAGCGTGGCCCGGCACCGCGCCATGGGGAAGGCCGCCCCGCGCCTGATCCTGGCCGATCTGGGCTTCACGGTGGAGCAGCAGCGGATCGTCAAGGACGAGGAGGAGATCGGCTGCCTCCGGATCGCCGCCGAGATCACCGACCAGGCCCTCGGCGAACTCCTGGAATCGATCCTGGTCGGCCGCACCGAGCGGCACCTCGCCCTGGAGCTGGAGCGCCGCCTGGTCGACCACGGGGCCGACGGCCCCGCCTTCGCCACCTCCGTGGCCACCGGCCCCAACTCCGGTCAGGGGAGGCACCGGCCCTCGGACCGCAGGGTGGAGGAGGGGGATTTCCTCTCCGTGCGCCTCGGGGCGAGCTACCGCGGCTACCGCTGCGAGATCGGCCGGACCTTCGTCATCGGCACCGCCCCCGCCGCGTGGCAGATCGAGCTCTACGACCTCGTTTTCGCCGCTCAGCGGGCCAGCCGGGAAACCCTGGCGCCGGGGGCCGCCTATCGGGACGTGGACCGCGCGGCCCGGCATCCGCTGGAGTCGGCGGGGCACCGAGAGGGTCTTCAGCCGAGGACCGGGCACGGTGTGGGGCTCGAAATCGAGGAGGACCCGCAACTGGCACCTACAGCCATGGGTAAACTGGACGCTTGTGTGCCGGTCACCGTCGGACCGGGGGTCCACCTCCCGGGCCGGGGCGGTGTCCGGATCGATGACACGCTCGTCGTGCGCCCCGAGGCGGACGGCGGACCCGAGCTACTCACCATGACGACCAAGGAGCTGCTCGCGCTCTAG
- the efp gene encoding elongation factor P — MASTNDLKNGLVLKLDGGQLWSVVEFQHVKPGKGPAFVRTKLKNVLSGKVVDKTFNAGVKVETATIDRRDMQFSYMDGEYYVFMDMNTYDQLMVDRKAVGDAANYLVEGFTASVAQYEGEVLYVELPAAVELTIQHTDPGVQGDRSTGGTKPATLETGYEIGVPLFITTGEKIKVDTRTGTYLGRVNS; from the coding sequence GTGGCTTCCACGAACGACCTCAAGAACGGCCTGGTGCTCAAGCTCGACGGAGGCCAGCTCTGGTCCGTCGTCGAGTTCCAGCACGTCAAGCCCGGCAAGGGCCCCGCCTTCGTGCGCACCAAGCTCAAGAACGTGCTCTCCGGCAAGGTCGTCGACAAGACGTTCAACGCCGGCGTGAAGGTCGAGACGGCCACCATTGACCGCCGCGACATGCAGTTCTCGTACATGGACGGCGAGTACTACGTGTTCATGGACATGAACACGTACGACCAGCTCATGGTCGACCGCAAGGCCGTCGGCGACGCCGCCAACTACCTGGTCGAGGGCTTCACCGCCTCCGTGGCCCAGTACGAGGGCGAGGTGCTCTACGTCGAGCTGCCCGCCGCGGTCGAGCTGACGATCCAGCACACCGACCCGGGCGTCCAGGGCGACCGCTCCACCGGCGGCACCAAGCCCGCCACGCTGGAGACCGGTTACGAGATCGGCGTGCCGCTCTTCATCACCACCGGCGAGAAGATCAAGGTCGACACCCGCACGGGCACCTACCTCGGCCGGGTGAACAGCTAA